GTGGCCGTGACCGGGAGCGGGATAACTCCCACAGCAACAATAAGGGCATTGATCGGTGGGAGGGAAGTGATATCATCCTCGAGCGGAGTTGGTCCGGTGGACGCTATAACTAAGGCCATAAGATCGATACAGGGCATACCGAGTTTCAACTTGAGGAGGTTCAGGCTAATAGCTGTCTCATCTGGATCTGAGGCGATAGCTGAGCTTAAGATAAGGGTTGTAGGACCTAAGGGGGAGGTTGAAGCTGCAGGGACCAGCAGGGATATAGTGGATGCTTCACTGAAGGCCATTGAGGAAGCAGTAAATAAGATCATTCCCAGGGAAAGCTGATCCCGAGCTCCATAGCTATATTTCTCATCTCCTCGAACACCTTCTTATATATCGGTACCCCCTCCTTCATCCTCTTCATGGAGGTCAGGTAGCTCTTCTCACCGTGCACCCATATCCTATCGAACTGAGGGTGCAGCGGAGCGTTCTTGAGCTCAGCCCTGAGCTTCTCAATCCTATCCTTGAACTCGTCCAGAGGCATGAACCTCGATACATCTATCGCCATGAAGAAGTGGCCCACATTAGCTGGTTTAGGTGCCTCTGTCTGGCCCACATCCCTCAGCATAGCTGCTCCGCTCAGCACACTGGTGAAGAGCTCCACGAGTAAAGCTAAACCGTATCCCTTATGCCCTCCCATTAACTCACCTAATCCTCCAAGTGGAAGAAGGGCGCCTTCCTTCATTATCTTGTCTGGATCATCGCATAAATTCCCTTCAGAATCTATCCCCCAGCCCAGCGGGGCTTTCTTCCCCAGCCTGGAGTACTCCTCCATCTTCCCTATCGGGGCTACGCTAGTTGCCATATCTATGACTAATGGCGGAGGCACCTTCGTGGGGGCGGCTAGAGCTATCGGATTCGTTCCCAGCCACTTCCCCAGAGCCCCGGTATGGGCGACTAGGGGCCTAGAGTTCGTCATGGAGACCCCTATCATATCGTGCTCTAAAGCCATCATAGCGTAGTAACCGGCTATCCCGTAATGGTTGCTCATTCTAGTTGTGACGAAGCCTATCCCGCTCTCCTTAGCCTTCCTTATCGCTAATTTCATCGAGAAGTTCCCCACTACTTGTCCAAGCCCTGAGTCACCGTCCACTAGGGCGAAGGAAGGTCCTTCACTCACTACCCTTATGTTGGGCCTCGCCTTCACAGCTCCCTTCCTCAGCCCATCCACGTACCTCCTCAGCCTCGCGACGCCGTGGGAGTCTATTCCTCTCAAGTCAGCTGTGACTAGATTATCTGCTACTATGAAAGCATCTTCCTCGGGCACCCCGAGCTTGACGAAGATAGATTTAACGAACGATAGTAGCTCCTCATACTTCAATATCTTGAAATCCTCGGGCGGTTGAGGCGGGGACTTATCGTAAAGCATAAGCTGGTTTGATTGCACCGATTTTAAGCTTTGCCATCCGCCGCCACTGCATCATTTTAATTAGCCCCCCCATTTAACCTTATGAGAGTCGATGGGACGGGCTTCGGTTACATAATAGTTGATGGCGTCAGGTACGATTACGATGTGGTAATAACTGACCGTGTCATGAATAGGAAGAAGGAGCTATCGGCTGTGGAGAGTGGGCATACCCCTCTCACGGGGGAGGAGGTGCTTCACTACTTCTCCGAGAGGCCTCCAGAGGTGCTAGTAGTTGGCACTGGGCAGAGCGGCCTCATGCCCCTGTCCGGCGTTGAGGAAGCTTGTGAGAAGCTGAATATAGAGCTAATAGTTGAGAGGACTCCGGATGCCGTGAGGACTTTCAATAAATTGAGGGAGAGCGGTAGGAGGGTTAACGCGATATTTCACGTCACATGCTGACCGAACTTCCTCGCTAGCAAGTAGGAGAGGTAGTAGAGTATTAAGAAAGGTACTGAGAGGGCTATCATGGAGACCGGAGTTGGATCCGGAGTAACGATAGCTAGTATGACGAGGACTATGAAGAAGATGTAACCGAACTTCTCCCTGAGGGTCTCGGGCCTCAGGATGTCCAAGTAAGATAGTACCGCTATTATCAATGGGAAGGTGAAGAAGAGTCCCACGATGACCAAGCCCGTTATTATGAATGAGAAGAACTGCTCAATAGAGAATATCAGCTTTATGCCGCTCGCTATATATATCAGCGAGAGGAAGAATATGGTCAGGGGCATGACGACGAAATAAGCGTAAATCACGCCTGATGAGAAGAGAATGGAAAATCCTAGGACGAATGGAATTATTATCCTCTTCTCCCTCTCCTCCAAACCGGGCTCAACGAAATCGTAGATCTGCTTCGCTATATAGGGAGAGGATATGACCAAGCCGAAGAGGAGGGAGAGCATCAAAATTACTTCTATAGAATCTATCCAGCTGTAAGCTATGAGATCTATATTTACCTCCTTTATCCCGAAGATATTGGCTAGGGGCCTCAGGATCGGGTTATTCAAGTCAGTCATATCCCTCCTCACTCTATCCATTATCGAGAAGATGAGGGGCCTGTAACTATGAGATGAGGGATCTGGGAAAATGGAGACAGCTATCGACGATATTATTACTGAGATCAATGCTCTCCTCAGCCTCTCCAAGAGCTCTATTATATGATCCTGAACTGGGAGCTCTTTATCCTTGCTCATATTCTCCCATCAACTCCTCATGCGAAGCTTTAGCTACTACTACCATCTCGGGGCTGCTCCCTGAGAAGGGAACTATCTCATAGTCCGGGTAGATCTCGCATACTGAGAAGCTGCGGCTTCTCAGTATATACCTTATCTCCCTAGGGGTGAAGAGTCTCAGCCTTATCTTATGATCCATGATATCCACGCTCCCCCTCGATAGATCTATTATAGACCAGCCTATATCGAGAGCAGCTATCTGATCCTTGAGATCTATCTTCCATGAGCTCTCCTTTATAGCTAGAGAGTTCCCGGATTTCCTGAGCTCGGGGATCGGCATCTCATAGTAGACCCTCTTCTCTATCACTCCCAAGATATTCCAGGTGTCGAATATGAAGAGACCTCCGTCCACTAAGCTCCTCCTCGCAGCTTCTAGGAACTTCACGAGCGATTCATCCTCAGTGAAGTAACTTATCACACCGTACATAGCTATCGCTACATCGAACCCTCTCAATTCCATGTTAGAGGCATCTCCTACTAAGAATTTTACGTTCTCCATCCCCTTAGCTTTTTCCCTCGCTCTATTAATCATATCCTCAGATACATCTATGCCTACTACTTCATATCCCCTCCTACCGAACTCTATGCTGTGCATCCCAGTCCCGCATCCCACATCTAGGACTCTCCTCGCCCTCCCCTTGTAAAATTTTTTAATCACTTCCTCCAAAAAGTCGACCTCTTCACTCACGTTTCTATTCGCATAAAGCAGATCGTAGTATTGAGCGTAACGATCCATAAGAGGTCTCGGACTCGCTGAATCTATCCTTAAAAAATTTTTTGATACATCTCAGCCCACCATCATATCGGCTAGCGGATCGTCCCCCCTCAGCATGGTCCTAACGATATCCATGAAGTCCTCGCTCAGATCAATATTATCTTCCTTGAGCACATCCACTATAGTGGAAGCGACTAGGAGAAGGGCCAGCATTATCCTATGGAGTGGTTGCGATTTCAGGAGATCGTCCCCCTTTATCAACTCGACTATCCTCTTAGCGACGTCCCCTACCGAGGCCTCTTCCAAGGGATCACCTCAACGAATAACAGCTTCGATAATTAAAATTTTTCCATGGAAAGTCCCCGGCTGAAGTTATGGAACATTTATATTATTTCGCTGCCATTCAGCTCATGCTCAGCAAGAACCCCATAGAGCTCCCGGAGGGGAGGAAGTTCTCCAAGGATGAGATAGCCCAGGCCCTCAGGCTCGGCATAATAGCTGAGCTAGATGCCATAAATCTCTACCTGCAGTTAGCTAAGGGCATAGATGATGAGGCAGCTAAGAGGGTCTTTGAGGATATAGCTAAGGAGGAGAAGACCCACGTTGGAGAGTTCCTGGCTTTATTGAAGAGTTTGGATGAGGAGCAAGTCTTGGAGCTAGTTAAGGGCGCTGAAGAAGTTTCTAAGCTCACCGGAATAAAGGTGGAGGATCCATCTAGTCCTAGAGAGGATTCTGAGGGCTGGGAGGAGCTTCAGAATTTAGTCAAGGATTACGCTAATTCTATCAGGAGGGTCAGGCCCAGTCTTCCTGTGACTTCCCTGGGCAGGGGGATCGATGCAGTGCCAGTCGAGGAGGTATCCTTAGATGGGAGCATAAAATCGAGGAGGTACATAGTACAACTGAGGGAGATATCCCAGACTTTTGAGATAGCTCAAGCCTCCCTAGATTATTCGAAATCCATAGGGAAGCTCGAGGTACCTCAGGCCCTTACTGCAGCGAGCAAGCTGATTTTCGAGGAGGAGAAAACAATTTTAGATGGAATAAAGGAGAAAGCAGGGATGAAGATGGGAATATCTTCTTGGGATGAGCCCGGATCCGCTGTCAATGAGGTCGCATCAGCCCTATCCAAACTACTCTCCAACGGGTTCCCCGGGCCCTTTCTACTGTTCCTCAGCCCCTCTAGATACGCGAAATTAGTCTCAGTCCATGAGAGGACCGGTATAATGGAACTTCAGAGGCTCAAGGCCCTGATAAAGGATGTGATAGCCTCTCCAGCTATCGGTGATGAGGAAGCAGTTCTAATATCATCGAATCAGCAGGTGCTGGACGTAGCCATAGGCGCGGATACGGTCCTGGATTACATAGGGCCCATAGATGGATCTCACGCTTTCAGGCTTTGGGAGACTCTAGCAGTCAGGGTGAAGGATCCTAGGGGCATTGTTTTAATGAGATGAGGGAGTGGGGGCCATAGTCCGCCTTCTGTACTGGGGGGATTTGGCTAAGCGCCTACCTCCCGCTCGCCCCAGCCCCTCATAGCGGGAATCGGCTTGCACGCCGCCGGGGCCCCGTTTCACCGGTCCCTCGGGGATTCTCAGCCTCACCGGCATCATCGTCATCCCCCCGAGGACGTGTCGTTTCTGTGGGCCTTCCCACCCCTCTCGAGGTGCCTCCTTGCGGAGGGGCGGCGCTGGGGGCGTGGGCGGACCTTCCCCAGCTCGAAGCCGTAACCCCCGGCCCCCTCTCCCATGATAGAGGAATCACTCATATTAAAAATTACTTGAATATCTCCGGGCATATATTACAGCTGCGGTCGATCCCATCGATTGAACGATGGAACTCGCAAAGGAGCTTCCTCGATAGTAGCTCGGATGCTATCTTATAGATGCTGAAATTTATGCTCACCCTCTCCCCAGCTATTATCGACTCAGCCAGCTCATCAGTGAGCTTCGATACCTCTTCCAAATCCTCGAGCCTCAATAAGGCTCCTCTCTTCATATTAAGGTATCTTGAGACGTTTGAAACCGAAATCCCTAAAATTTCCGCTATTTCAACCTCCAGAAGGCCCCTCTTCCTCAAGTTCATTACTAGGAGCCTGTAGAGGCCGGGGATTAGGTACCTATCAGCTAAGAAGAAGGGGCTCTTCATTCAGAGCACCACTATCCTCTTCTTTATTTCCTCAGGATTCTCCAATATTTCCGTGAGGTCCTCAACTATCTCCAGAGTACCCAGATATTTCCCCTCATCGTCCCTGATGCCAGCTACTATCACCCTCACTATCCTGTCCCCGACCCTAGTCCAGAACTCCCTGTGGGGGAACTCCCCTTCCTTTATCTTCTTGACGTTGAGCATCACGTAACCCTCCAACCTGGGCGGGTGGCAGAAGTTCAATCTCCTCCCTATTATAGTCTTAGTCCTCACGAAGCCCGATCTCATGGAGGATTCAGTGTAGAACCTGACTCTATCATTCTCATCGGCGAAAGTTAGCTCGATGGGCAAGTTCCTCAGGATCCTCTCCAGTTCCTTGACGCTCAAGAAACCAGTTTCCATCTCAATATCCCCTTCCTTCCTTATCTCATATTCATCGGGAGTCGCTGATGAAGCTAGATTCCTGAACTCCATGGGCAGCGTCGATAAATCCTTAACCTCCGGTACCAATTGATACGGATAGATGGGCTCGGCTTCAGGTGACCACTTCCCCAGCTCAACTCCCATATCCCCGAGGATCTCATATATCGCTGCCCACTCCCCCTCTGAGAATAGAGTCCAGCAAGCTGGGTAAAGTATCTTATTCTCCCTGAACACAAGATCTATGATCTCCTTCGATATTTCCTCGGAGAGGGAGGCTACTTTTTCCTTAGCATCTTCTTTCCCACTCTTAAACTCATCTAAAGCTTCTCTCAATTCCCTCATCTTCACTATGATTTGATCCTCCCTCCCCCAGAGGACCCTTGGGACTGCTGTTATCCCTCTCCTCTCTAAATAGGGGAATATCAGCATCTGATTCTTCCTGTAATGGGATCTCAGCTTCCTCAACTCACCTAAGAGCTCCTCTATGGAATTAAGGACATCGCTTCCCTCCTTCAGAGCTCTAGCATACAGCCCCAGGGCCTCAGCGTCCTTGAGTAGCTCATCGTTCTCCCTCATGAGAATATCTAGCGGATGCCCCTCTGGGACCCCCTTAAGCTCTCTTTTAGCTAGAGAATCCCTGAAGAGTGCTACATGCAGATCGCAGAGGCTCAGTATCTCCCTTACACTTATCCCCTCCTTGACGAGCTCTTGTTCTATCAGAGGGATCTCAAATGGTGATATATCAGATAATAAATCACCATATTTCTCCTTAAGCTCCTCAACACTAGATCCGCTGTGGAGGAGCTTTATCGCATTCTTCAAGAGCTCCTTCCT
The sequence above is drawn from the Candidatus Korarchaeum cryptofilum OPF8 genome and encodes:
- a CDS encoding family 1 encapsulin nanocompartment shell protein is translated as MLSKNPIELPEGRKFSKDEIAQALRLGIIAELDAINLYLQLAKGIDDEAAKRVFEDIAKEEKTHVGEFLALLKSLDEEQVLELVKGAEEVSKLTGIKVEDPSSPREDSEGWEELQNLVKDYANSIRRVRPSLPVTSLGRGIDAVPVEEVSLDGSIKSRRYIVQLREISQTFEIAQASLDYSKSIGKLEVPQALTAASKLIFEEEKTILDGIKEKAGMKMGISSWDEPGSAVNEVASALSKLLSNGFPGPFLLFLSPSRYAKLVSVHERTGIMELQRLKALIKDVIASPAIGDEEAVLISSNQQVLDVAIGADTVLDYIGPIDGSHAFRLWETLAVRVKDPRGIVLMR
- a CDS encoding DUF438 domain-containing protein, with the protein product MSSFDERKELLKNAIKLLHSGSSVEELKEKYGDLLSDISPFEIPLIEQELVKEGISVREILSLCDLHVALFRDSLAKRELKGVPEGHPLDILMRENDELLKDAEALGLYARALKEGSDVLNSIEELLGELRKLRSHYRKNQMLIFPYLERRGITAVPRVLWGREDQIIVKMRELREALDEFKSGKEDAKEKVASLSEEISKEIIDLVFRENKILYPACWTLFSEGEWAAIYEILGDMGVELGKWSPEAEPIYPYQLVPEVKDLSTLPMEFRNLASSATPDEYEIRKEGDIEMETGFLSVKELERILRNLPIELTFADENDRVRFYTESSMRSGFVRTKTIIGRRLNFCHPPRLEGYVMLNVKKIKEGEFPHREFWTRVGDRIVRVIVAGIRDDEGKYLGTLEIVEDLTEILENPEEIKKRIVVL
- the tatC gene encoding twin-arginine translocase subunit TatC, giving the protein MSKDKELPVQDHIIELLERLRRALISVIISSIAVSIFPDPSSHSYRPLIFSIMDRVRRDMTDLNNPILRPLANIFGIKEVNIDLIAYSWIDSIEVILMLSLLFGLVISSPYIAKQIYDFVEPGLEEREKRIIIPFVLGFSILFSSGVIYAYFVVMPLTIFFLSLIYIASGIKLIFSIEQFFSFIITGLVIVGLFFTFPLIIAVLSYLDILRPETLREKFGYIFFIVLVILAIVTPDPTPVSMIALSVPFLILYYLSYLLARKFGQHVT
- a CDS encoding Ldh family oxidoreductase, which gives rise to MLYDKSPPQPPEDFKILKYEELLSFVKSIFVKLGVPEEDAFIVADNLVTADLRGIDSHGVARLRRYVDGLRKGAVKARPNIRVVSEGPSFALVDGDSGLGQVVGNFSMKLAIRKAKESGIGFVTTRMSNHYGIAGYYAMMALEHDMIGVSMTNSRPLVAHTGALGKWLGTNPIALAAPTKVPPPLVIDMATSVAPIGKMEEYSRLGKKAPLGWGIDSEGNLCDDPDKIMKEGALLPLGGLGELMGGHKGYGLALLVELFTSVLSGAAMLRDVGQTEAPKPANVGHFFMAIDVSRFMPLDEFKDRIEKLRAELKNAPLHPQFDRIWVHGEKSYLTSMKRMKEGVPIYKKVFEEMRNIAMELGISFPWE
- a CDS encoding transcriptional regulator, whose product is MKSPFFLADRYLIPGLYRLLVMNLRKRGLLEVEIAEILGISVSNVSRYLNMKRGALLRLEDLEEVSKLTDELAESIIAGERVSINFSIYKIASELLSRKLLCEFHRSIDGIDRSCNICPEIFK
- a CDS encoding Mth938-like domain-containing protein: MRVDGTGFGYIIVDGVRYDYDVVITDRVMNRKKELSAVESGHTPLTGEEVLHYFSERPPEVLVVGTGQSGLMPLSGVEEACEKLNIELIVERTPDAVRTFNKLRESGRRVNAIFHVTC
- a CDS encoding class I SAM-dependent DNA methyltransferase yields the protein MDRYAQYYDLLYANRNVSEEVDFLEEVIKKFYKGRARRVLDVGCGTGMHSIEFGRRGYEVVGIDVSEDMINRAREKAKGMENVKFLVGDASNMELRGFDVAIAMYGVISYFTEDESLVKFLEAARRSLVDGGLFIFDTWNILGVIEKRVYYEMPIPELRKSGNSLAIKESSWKIDLKDQIAALDIGWSIIDLSRGSVDIMDHKIRLRLFTPREIRYILRSRSFSVCEIYPDYEIVPFSGSSPEMVVVAKASHEELMGEYEQG